One Flagellimonas sp. CMM7 genomic region harbors:
- a CDS encoding polyprenyl synthetase family protein: MTNSKTIEQYGAAFISHLQSQIKIKEPKNLYEPINYILRLGGKRLRPILTLMTADLFGGNFEDALDSALAIEVFHNFSLVHDDIMDDAPLRRGKTTVHEKWDVNTGILSGDAMLINSYQFFESYSPEIFKKLTSLFSKTAIEVCEGQQYDVDFESRDDVTIPEYLKMIEYKTAVLVAAAMKMGAIIANASQDDTEAIYEFGKNLGIAFQLQDDYLDAFGDPETFGKQVGGDIIENKKTFLFLKSLEYAEKEQYEGLLHLYSLKPEDSGTKVETVKSIFMESGAVEEAKKEINAYTQKAFDALTTISVPDANKAILKQFGENLMKRTV; this comes from the coding sequence ATGACGAATTCGAAAACCATTGAGCAGTATGGAGCTGCATTTATTTCTCATTTACAGAGTCAAATCAAAATAAAAGAACCAAAGAATCTTTATGAGCCCATAAACTATATCCTTAGATTAGGAGGCAAAAGATTAAGACCTATCCTCACACTTATGACTGCTGATTTGTTTGGTGGAAACTTCGAAGATGCTCTGGACTCAGCTTTAGCTATAGAAGTTTTCCATAATTTTTCCTTGGTGCATGATGATATAATGGATGATGCTCCATTGCGAAGGGGAAAAACCACTGTACACGAAAAGTGGGATGTAAATACAGGTATTCTATCAGGGGATGCCATGTTGATCAATTCGTATCAATTTTTTGAAAGCTATTCACCAGAAATTTTTAAAAAACTCACTTCGCTTTTTAGCAAAACTGCAATTGAAGTTTGTGAAGGTCAGCAGTATGATGTGGATTTTGAATCTAGGGATGATGTTACCATCCCAGAATATTTAAAAATGATTGAATATAAAACTGCTGTTTTAGTTGCAGCGGCCATGAAGATGGGAGCCATCATTGCAAATGCTTCACAGGATGATACTGAAGCAATATACGAGTTTGGGAAAAATCTGGGCATAGCCTTTCAGTTACAGGATGATTATTTAGATGCTTTTGGAGATCCAGAAACTTTTGGAAAACAGGTAGGTGGAGATATTATTGAAAACAAGAAAACATTTCTTTTTCTAAAGTCTTTGGAATATGCTGAAAAGGAACAGTACGAAGGTCTTTTGCATCTATATTCATTAAAGCCTGAAGATTCTGGAACAAAGGTGGAAACGGTTAAATCTATTTTTATGGAAAGCGGGGCAGTGGAAGAAGCTAAAAAGGAAATCAATGCGTATACTCAAAAAGCATTTGATGCTTTAACTACAATTTCTGTTCCAGATGCTAACAAAGCCATTTTAAAACAGTTTGGAGAGAACCTCATGAAACGAACTGTTTAG
- a CDS encoding RNA polymerase sigma factor yields the protein MVSNKENYKNLTTFFDDEYHSLKAYVRSKVDDTTERDAEDIIQDVALRIFSRSDDSSPINNIAGFVYNSIKNRIIDVMRTKKDKVHQDDDIDKQWADFAELFYDTTDNAYPEDSMQALKKAINELKPSYQDIIIAIDFEGYTYREIAEQTGISLGTLMSRRHRALSLLSKNLEIEKIRIKEYGTFR from the coding sequence ATGGTTTCCAATAAAGAGAACTATAAAAATCTAACAACTTTTTTTGATGATGAGTATCATTCTCTAAAGGCATATGTGCGCTCAAAAGTGGATGATACAACGGAAAGAGATGCAGAGGATATTATTCAAGACGTGGCTTTACGCATATTCTCAAGGTCCGATGATTCTTCTCCCATAAACAATATTGCAGGCTTTGTATACAACTCCATTAAAAACAGAATCATTGATGTAATGCGAACCAAAAAGGATAAGGTACATCAAGATGATGATATTGATAAACAATGGGCAGATTTTGCAGAACTATTTTACGATACAACAGACAATGCGTACCCAGAAGATTCAATGCAAGCCCTTAAAAAAGCGATAAACGAACTAAAACCTTCTTATCAAGACATTATTATCGCCATTGATTTTGAAGGCTATACGTATAGAGAGATTGCAGAGCAAACAGGCATTTCTCTTGGAACATTAATGTCAAGAAGACATAGGGCACTGTCCCTTTTATCAAAAAATTTAGAAATCGAAAAAATAAGAATTAAAGAGTATGGAACATTCAGATAG
- a CDS encoding TetR/AcrR family transcriptional regulator encodes MREKILHRATELFLNLGFKSVTMDDLANEMGISKKTIYSHFENKTKLVEESTLDLFWFISNGIDEIVALQKNPIEELYEIKRFVMHHLKDEKSSPQYQLQKYYPRIHDTLKKKQFDVMQDCVVDNIKRGVDLGIYRDNLNIQFVSRIYFSGVISIKDNGLFPMTIFSNKQLEDDYLEYHIRGIVTPKGRKILNSIINSNQE; translated from the coding sequence ATGCGAGAAAAGATTTTACATAGAGCAACGGAGCTATTCTTAAATCTAGGGTTTAAGAGTGTAACAATGGATGATTTGGCAAACGAAATGGGGATTTCCAAAAAGACCATTTATTCTCATTTTGAAAACAAAACCAAATTAGTGGAAGAAAGCACATTGGACTTGTTTTGGTTTATTTCCAATGGTATTGATGAAATTGTTGCATTACAAAAGAACCCAATTGAAGAATTGTATGAAATAAAGCGATTTGTAATGCATCATTTAAAAGATGAAAAATCATCTCCACAGTACCAATTACAAAAATATTACCCAAGGATCCATGATACGCTCAAGAAAAAACAATTTGATGTCATGCAGGATTGCGTGGTAGACAATATTAAAAGAGGTGTGGATTTAGGTATTTACAGAGACAATCTCAATATTCAATTTGTTTCCAGAATATATTTTTCTGGAGTAATAAGTATAAAGGACAATGGTCTTTTTCCTATGACTATTTTTTCAAACAAACAATTGGAAGATGACTATTTAGAATATCATATAAGGGGTATTGTAACTCCAAAAGGAAGAAAAATATTAAACTCAATCATCAATTCAAACCAAGAATAA
- a CDS encoding TolC family protein: MRTTLISLLLILPLFSQAQEDKSSFSLDEAIAYALQHNYSVINADRDIVDAQKQKWETIAGGLPQIDGAISYQNQLKQPQSQFPSILVPEEFLPPGVVQDPNVFVPIIFGQPQTATATVTLKQQIFDGSYIVGVQATKAFLSYSQNNKEKTDLDVRKAVVEAYGNVLLAQESVLISENNKATLEKNLYETKRIYENGLGDEESVDQLQITLSSVDNQLKNAKRLEKITLQMLNLMMGLPITSPTELTENLDDLAQKQIDLGLLDSEFNIENNVDYKLALNLNEQRYYEHKLEKSRALPSLNAFVNYGGNSFSDSFNFLSSGQEWFGQSVLGFDLNIPIFSSLKRSASTQRAKIALEKAKTQFTESQEQIRLQLESAKSDYILSIEEYDTSKQNLKLAERIENKNQIKYSEGLATSFELRQAQTQLYSTQQEYLQSMVDVINRKTELEIILNQ, from the coding sequence ATGCGAACAACCTTAATTAGTTTACTGTTAATACTGCCCTTGTTTTCCCAAGCACAGGAAGACAAAAGTAGCTTTAGCCTGGATGAAGCAATAGCCTATGCATTGCAGCACAACTATTCTGTTATTAATGCAGATAGGGATATCGTGGATGCTCAAAAACAAAAGTGGGAAACCATTGCCGGTGGGCTACCTCAAATCGATGGAGCTATAAGCTACCAAAACCAGTTAAAGCAACCCCAATCACAATTTCCATCCATTTTAGTCCCTGAAGAGTTTTTACCCCCAGGAGTCGTGCAGGACCCTAATGTCTTTGTTCCGATTATTTTTGGCCAACCTCAAACTGCAACGGCCACAGTCACATTAAAACAGCAAATTTTTGATGGATCATATATAGTCGGTGTTCAAGCTACAAAAGCCTTCTTAAGCTACAGCCAGAACAACAAGGAAAAAACAGATTTAGACGTTAGAAAAGCCGTTGTAGAGGCATATGGAAATGTATTGTTGGCCCAAGAAAGTGTTTTAATTTCTGAAAACAACAAAGCCACTTTAGAAAAGAATCTATATGAAACCAAGCGGATTTATGAAAATGGACTTGGTGATGAAGAAAGTGTGGATCAATTGCAAATTACCTTGTCTTCGGTTGACAATCAGTTAAAAAATGCAAAACGATTAGAGAAAATTACCCTTCAAATGTTGAACTTGATGATGGGTCTACCCATTACATCACCAACAGAGCTTACGGAGAATCTTGATGATTTGGCCCAAAAACAAATCGATTTGGGATTGTTGGACTCTGAATTCAATATAGAGAACAATGTAGATTACAAGTTAGCTCTCAATTTGAATGAACAACGTTACTATGAACATAAGCTAGAAAAAAGTAGGGCTCTACCTTCATTGAATGCCTTTGTTAATTATGGAGGCAATTCCTTTAGCGATAGCTTTAATTTTCTAAGTAGCGGGCAAGAATGGTTTGGTCAATCTGTTTTAGGATTTGACTTAAACATTCCTATTTTCAGTTCTTTAAAAAGAAGTGCCAGTACACAACGTGCCAAAATAGCTTTGGAAAAAGCAAAAACGCAATTCACAGAATCTCAAGAACAGATTCGATTACAGTTGGAAAGTGCAAAAAGCGATTACATACTTTCTATAGAGGAATACGATACCTCTAAACAGAATTTAAAACTTGCTGAGCGTATCGAAAATAAAAATCAAATTAAATATTCTGAAGGATTGGCAACCAGTTTTGAGCTTAGACAAGCACAAACGCAACTATATTCTACCCAGCAAGAATATTTACAATCCATGGTTGATGTGATCAACCGCAAAACCGAATTGGAAATCATATTAAATCAATAG
- a CDS encoding efflux RND transporter periplasmic adaptor subunit gives MKNLIYLVLTALVLSSCGGGSNGSVESVIAGNDLDAIRAKRTEITTQQKGLEMQIQSLDSVIALLDDNAKLPLVTTIEAKTEKFDHYLELQGNVTTKQNVLVYPEISGTLNRVYVKEGQKVQKGQLLASIDDGGLSSQLAQMKTQAALEKTTFERQKSLWEQNIGSEIQYLQAKTAYEAQESAVKQMQSQVSKSTIRAPFSGIIDDVIKDQGTVVSPGPGSEVFRIVNLTNMYIKVEVPESHLPNVTPGKNVNVYFPVLGDSVTTKVRQTGNFINPSNRSFTAEIPVPSDGGKVKPNLTAKVMINDYTNENAILIPQSIVSENAEGEQYVYLVNADSISSDAIAQKVIITTGKTQGDYVEVLSGVNNGDGIIDEGARSVKEGQKVKIKNGQ, from the coding sequence ATGAAAAATTTAATATATCTAGTACTTACAGCACTTGTTTTATCTTCCTGTGGAGGAGGAAGCAATGGTTCGGTAGAAAGTGTTATCGCTGGGAATGATTTAGACGCAATCCGAGCAAAGCGAACAGAAATTACGACTCAACAAAAAGGGTTGGAGATGCAAATTCAATCTTTGGATTCTGTAATTGCGTTGTTAGATGATAATGCTAAACTTCCATTGGTTACCACTATAGAAGCAAAAACTGAAAAGTTTGATCATTATTTAGAACTTCAAGGTAATGTAACCACAAAACAGAATGTACTTGTTTACCCAGAAATATCGGGTACACTAAATCGTGTTTATGTCAAAGAAGGTCAAAAAGTACAAAAGGGACAATTGTTAGCTTCAATTGATGATGGAGGTTTATCAAGTCAATTGGCTCAAATGAAAACACAAGCTGCATTGGAAAAAACCACTTTTGAGCGTCAAAAAAGTCTTTGGGAACAAAACATTGGTTCAGAAATTCAGTATCTACAGGCCAAAACAGCCTATGAAGCTCAGGAAAGTGCTGTAAAGCAAATGCAGAGCCAAGTTTCTAAATCAACGATCAGAGCCCCTTTTTCAGGAATCATTGATGATGTGATCAAAGATCAAGGTACTGTTGTTAGTCCAGGTCCAGGGTCGGAAGTTTTCCGTATTGTGAACTTAACCAATATGTACATTAAAGTAGAAGTTCCGGAAAGTCATTTACCCAATGTTACTCCTGGAAAGAATGTTAATGTCTATTTTCCGGTACTTGGTGATAGCGTTACTACAAAAGTGAGACAGACGGGCAATTTTATAAATCCAAGCAATAGGTCGTTTACTGCTGAAATTCCGGTCCCAAGTGATGGTGGAAAGGTAAAACCAAACCTTACCGCAAAGGTTATGATCAATGATTATACTAACGAGAATGCTATTCTAATTCCTCAAAGTATCGTTTCTGAAAACGCAGAAGGAGAGCAGTATGTGTATTTAGTAAATGCGGATTCTATTTCTTCTGATGCCATAGCGCAAAAAGTAATTATCACTACTGGAAAAACCCAAGGAGATTACGTAGAAGTGCTTTCTGGTGTAAATAATGGTGATGGTATTATTGATGAAGGTGCAAGAAGCGTTAAAGAAGGGCAGAAAGTAAAAATCAAGAATGGCCAATAG